From Prionailurus viverrinus isolate Anna chromosome B2, UM_Priviv_1.0, whole genome shotgun sequence, the proteins below share one genomic window:
- the LOC125166000 gene encoding 60S ribosomal protein L30-like — MVAAKKTKKSLEPINSRLQLVMKSGKYMLGYKQTLKMIRHGKVKRVILANNCPALRKSEIEYYAMLAKTGVHHYSSNNIELGTACGKYYRVCTLAIIDPGDSDIIRSKPEQTGEK, encoded by the coding sequence ATGGTGGCCGCAAAGAAGACGAAAAAGTCGCTGGAGCCCATCAACTCTAGGCTCCAACTCGTTATGAAAAGTGGGAAGTATATGTTGGGGTACAAGCAGACTCTGAAAATGATCAGACATGGCAAAGTGAAACGGGTCATCCTCGCCAACAACTGCCCAGCCTTGAGGAAATCTGAAATAGAATACTATGCCATGTTGGCCAAAACTGGTGTCCATCACTACAGCAGCAATAATATTGAATTGGGCACAGCGTGTGGGAAATACTACAGAGTGTGCACACTGGCTATTATtgatccaggtgattctgatatcaTTCGAAGCAAGCCAGAACAGACTGGTGAAAAGTAA